In Planococcus sp. MB-3u-03, the DNA window CCTCGGAAAAAGTCGTTTCGGGTTTAACGATCAAATTGAAGACTTCTTTTTCGCGAATCGCTACTTCAATGTGATGGCGCAAGGCCCTGCGCATCTTCTCGACAGATGGCACGTCCGCTTGCACAATCTCTTCCATCTTTTCTTTCGCTTCCGTCAAGATCAAGTCGTGGCAGCGATACAATAATTCTTCCTTGTTTTTGAAGTAATAATAGAGAGCCCCTTTTGTCATCAATAATTCAGCGGCAATGTCTTCCATCGTTGCATTATGATAGCCCTGCCGTGAAATGACCAAACTGGCTGAACGAAGGATATCCTCCCGTTTCTTTGCTGCTTTACGTTCCCGTAGATTCATTCCACTCCCTCATTTGCTGGTTTATTAGAGATCCTCCACTGGCCCTTTCGGTTCTTCCATTAATAGGCTCGGTTTCTTCTCCAGTATGTTTCGAATCAGGATAAACAGGTTTTCGATGACAATCATTCCAAACGCAATCGGAATCAAGAAGAAAAACGGATACAGCGGATACAATGTTCCTGCCGCCGG includes these proteins:
- a CDS encoding TetR/AcrR family transcriptional regulator, producing the protein MNLRERKAAKKREDILRSASLVISRQGYHNATMEDIAAELLMTKGALYYYFKNKEELLYRCHDLILTEAKEKMEEIVQADVPSVEKMRRALRHHIEVAIREKEVFNLIVKPETTFSEDNIPEIIEKRDDYAKLFDQIIDEGVERGEFEVPEKKMARMIILGATNWIQVWYSPEGKYAPEDVEEIYADHLLKMLMKTS